The Amblyomma americanum isolate KBUSLIRL-KWMA chromosome 3, ASM5285725v1, whole genome shotgun sequence genome window below encodes:
- the LOC144124342 gene encoding putative glutamate receptor, producing the protein MTFNTTMLRVVYLKFPPYLDVIQQDGHIVLTGVVGNVLMLIIEALKLQATFTLPHDGTYGVRLPDGNWTGKMGMLIRNEADLSPGPLAITSSRVKVANPSFPWAYENMIIFAARPLRFTTNVFWLRECLLGSSVACHCRDPAQPSITLSLHPAEDCDRGATTELQPGGHRCEVTAGVALSARSAAVNELWLCAAFEPFPASTPALCLIAAWLLATIVLRIFYLGEMKAALVVRTEFTGIRSIEDLARNERVTPIVLRKSSFISFFQGEAAMIFAESPVAAMMSGRCEQLAPLDAEFYYAPRPITQLPLSMFMRKELDPALQKAVGEMIEVLMERGFIAKFYRDSRLEVPPCRRQAAQRQRGAVEASQLESLQGFFLAWLAGLLLSAAALLAECRWHRTGQ; encoded by the exons ATGACATTCAACACAACGATGCTGCGCGTAGTCTACCTGAAG TTCCCTCCGTACCTGGACGTGATACAACAGGACGGCCACATTGTGCTCACTGGCGTCGTCGGAAATGTCTTGATGCTCATCATCGAGGCACTGAAACTACA GGCTACCTTCACGTTGCCACATGACGGCACCTACGGCGTACGCCTACCAGACGGCAACTGGACCGGAAAGATGGGAATGCTCATTCGCAAC GAGGCGGACCTATCACCGGGCCCGTTAGCCATTACCAGCTCGCGAGTGAAAGTGGCCAATCCGTCGTTCCCGTGGGCTTACGAGAACATGATCATCTTCGCCGCCAGGCCACTGCGCTTCACCACCAACGTGTTTTGGCTTCGTGAGTGCCTTCTCGGAAGCAGTGTGGCTTGCCATTGCCGCGACCCTGCTCAGCCTAGCATTACTCTTAGCTTGCATCCTGCCGAAGACTGCGACCGGGGGGCAACCACCGAGCTGCAGCCAGGCGGTCACCGCTGCGAAGTCACCGCTGGTGTCGCGCTGTCGGCACGCTC GGCCGCGGTCAACGAGCTCTGGCTGTGTGCAGCTTTCGAGCCCTTCCCTGCCTCTACACCCGCGCTGTGCCTGATTGCCGCCTGGCTCCTGGCGACCATCGTGCTGCGGATCTTCTACCTCGGAGAAATGAAGGCGGCTCTGGTGGTGAGGACCGAGTTCACCGGCATACGCAGCATTGAGGACCTTGCCAGAAACGAACGTGTCACACCCATCGTTCTCAGAAAGTCTTCGTTCATCTCCTTTTTTCAG GGAGAAGCCGCCATGATCTTCGCCGAGAGCCCCGTGGCGGCCATGATGAGCGGCCGGTGCGAGCAGCTGGCGCCACTGGACGCGGAGTTCTACTACGCCCCAAGACCGATCACCCAGCTGCCCTTGTCGATGTTCATGAGGAAGGAACTGGACCCAGCTCTGCAGAAGGCTGTCGGAGAGAT gattgaGGTGCTGATGGAGCGAGGATTCATCGCCAAGTTCTACCGGGACAGCCGCCTCGAGGTGCCGCCGTGTCGGCGCCAGGCGGCGCAGAGACAGCGCGGAGCCGTCGAAGCATCGCAGCTCGAGTCGCTGCAAGGCTTCTTCCTGGCGTGGCTCGCCGGCCTGCTGCTGTCGGCGGCCGCTCTGCTGGCAGAATGCCGCTGGCATCGCACCGGGCAATAG